Proteins from one Deltaproteobacteria bacterium genomic window:
- a CDS encoding SH3 domain-containing protein, with protein MAGMLRFFCLVVTATILMPIGSRSARAAHVEAKKDGVEVYADATNKSQVLTTLKSGEAVVATERKGMFWAIKTADGKDGYVSVLVVKHKPDSDGTIANAIKAASKEGRPEGDGSDARARSAVMGVRGLAEDDNMANASNVRPNLRAVYRMEDKPVADRKIDELGQSVLKEIAGKASAPTPAPGK; from the coding sequence ATGGCTGGGATGCTGAGGTTTTTTTGTTTAGTCGTCACGGCGACCATTCTAATGCCCATCGGTAGCCGTTCAGCACGCGCGGCACATGTCGAAGCCAAGAAGGATGGGGTCGAGGTTTACGCCGATGCGACCAACAAGAGCCAGGTGCTGACCACACTGAAGTCAGGCGAAGCGGTGGTCGCCACGGAACGCAAAGGGATGTTCTGGGCTATCAAAACGGCTGACGGCAAGGACGGCTACGTATCGGTACTCGTCGTCAAACACAAGCCCGATAGCGACGGCACTATAGCCAATGCTATCAAGGCTGCGAGTAAAGAGGGGCGACCAGAAGGTGACGGTTCGGACGCACGCGCGCGATCGGCGGTGATGGGTGTGCGCGGCTTAGCTGAAGACGACAATATGGCGAACGCCTCGAACGTGCGTCCTAATCTCAGGGCAGTTTACAGAATGGAAGATAAACCTGTTGCGGACAGGAAGATCGACGAGTTAGGGCAGAGCGTACTGAAGGAGATAGCTGGCAAAGCGAGCGCTCCGACTCCTGCGCCGGGTAAGTAA